One genomic window of Moorella glycerini includes the following:
- a CDS encoding zinc ribbon domain-containing protein — protein MLYCSRCGQALPPGWRFCPECHPDPAPGSPRREAHLYLLLGNFSFAHQRPQLAALFYRAALEVDPASWEACFNLGCQAWQQGDVHRALAFWEASLELNPDNYLAHYNLGTYFLYNRNLSAARYHLTRVRRLKPGYLAGRINLATVYLLLGLCEASRREYAFVLERDPEHKGARRGLALVNKVAAAGRPSKRRSSTQLHVRQD, from the coding sequence ATGCTTTACTGTTCCCGGTGCGGGCAAGCCCTGCCGCCGGGATGGCGGTTCTGTCCTGAGTGTCATCCTGATCCGGCTCCAGGGAGTCCCCGGCGAGAGGCTCACCTGTATCTTCTCCTGGGCAATTTTTCTTTCGCGCACCAGCGCCCCCAGCTGGCCGCCCTTTTTTACCGCGCCGCCCTTGAGGTAGACCCGGCCAGTTGGGAAGCCTGTTTCAACCTGGGGTGCCAGGCCTGGCAACAGGGTGATGTCCACCGGGCCCTTGCCTTTTGGGAAGCGAGCCTGGAATTAAACCCTGACAATTACCTGGCCCATTATAACCTGGGTACCTATTTCCTTTACAACCGCAATTTAAGTGCCGCCCGCTACCACCTGACCCGGGTACGCCGGCTTAAACCTGGCTACCTGGCGGGCCGCATCAACCTGGCTACCGTTTACCTGCTCCTGGGCCTTTGCGAAGCCTCCCGGCGGGAATATGCCTTTGTCCTGGAGCGGGACCCGGAACATAAAGGTGCCCGGCGCGGCCTGGCCCTGGTTAACAAGGTTGCAGCAGCCGGGCGGCCGTCAAAGCGGCGGTCCAGTACTCAGCTACATGTGCGCCAGGATTAG
- a CDS encoding response regulator, which produces MGKRVLVVDDAAFMRMMIKDILVKNGYEIAGEAENGQKAVAMYQELRPDVVTMDITMPEMDGIAAVKAIKQIDPNARIIMCSAMGQQLMVMEAIQAGARDFIVKPFQQDRVLQALEKVLA; this is translated from the coding sequence ATGGGTAAGAGAGTGTTAGTCGTAGACGATGCCGCCTTCATGCGCATGATGATTAAGGACATCCTGGTAAAAAATGGCTACGAAATAGCCGGGGAAGCCGAAAACGGGCAAAAGGCCGTAGCCATGTACCAGGAACTCCGTCCCGATGTAGTCACCATGGATATTACCATGCCGGAAATGGACGGCATTGCTGCCGTGAAGGCCATCAAGCAGATCGACCCCAATGCCAGGATTATCATGTGCAGTGCCATGGGCCAGCAGTTAATGGTCATGGAAGCCATCCAGGCCGGAGCCAGGGACTTTATCGTCAAACCCTTCCAGCAGGATCGCGTCCTCCAGGCCCTGGAAAAGGTCCTGGCGTAA
- the flgG gene encoding flagellar basal-body rod protein FlgG, with amino-acid sequence MIGALWRGASGMQAQQLQVDSLANDLANVNTTGYKQGRAEFTDLVYRPVQEGGMPVDRPQAPAAAPALGAGVKVAAIEKDFSQGALVSTGDPLHLAIQGEGFFAVYGPGGEWFLTRDGNFHRDGDGYLVNAGGYFLEVPFTLPAEAEKITITGEGTVTATINGETQVLGEINLYNVPNPAGLEAVGDNLYRETAASGTAVAGRPGTAGLGTIRSGYLEAANVDLATTMTRMILAQRAYELNARSVRVADEMWGLANNLRR; translated from the coding sequence ATGATTGGCGCACTCTGGCGTGGGGCCAGCGGTATGCAGGCGCAGCAGCTCCAGGTAGACAGCCTGGCCAATGACCTGGCCAATGTTAACACCACTGGCTACAAGCAGGGCCGGGCTGAGTTTACCGACCTGGTCTACCGGCCGGTCCAGGAAGGCGGTATGCCCGTCGACCGGCCCCAGGCGCCGGCAGCAGCACCGGCTCTGGGGGCAGGAGTAAAAGTGGCTGCCATAGAAAAAGACTTTAGCCAGGGAGCCCTGGTGAGCACCGGCGACCCCTTGCACCTGGCCATCCAGGGGGAAGGCTTTTTTGCCGTTTATGGACCGGGCGGGGAATGGTTCCTTACCCGGGACGGCAACTTTCACCGTGACGGTGATGGCTATCTGGTCAACGCCGGCGGCTACTTCCTGGAGGTCCCCTTTACCCTGCCGGCCGAGGCCGAAAAGATCACTATTACCGGCGAGGGTACGGTAACGGCGACAATTAACGGGGAAACGCAGGTTCTGGGAGAGATCAACCTCTATAACGTCCCCAATCCAGCCGGGTTGGAAGCCGTTGGTGATAACCTTTACCGGGAAACGGCCGCCAGCGGGACGGCTGTTGCCGGCAGGCCCGGGACGGCAGGCCTGGGTACTATCCGTTCCGGTTACCTGGAGGCGGCCAACGTCGACCTGGCAACAACCATGACCAGAATGATCCTGGCCCAGCGGGCCTATGAGTTGAATGCCCGTTCCGTACGGGTGGCCGATGAAATGTGGGGCCTGGCCAATAACCTGCGGCGCTAA
- a CDS encoding chemotaxis protein CheC has product MGSSVLTELGNILTGSFLNAFAEFCRLEFKPTVPAFAFDMLGAVLSSAFLEGGYFSDRALVIETRFYSESVTISGHFFLIPENAALEKILQSLGLQLD; this is encoded by the coding sequence ATGGGGAGTTCCGTCCTGACTGAACTGGGTAATATCCTGACAGGCTCTTTTTTAAATGCCTTTGCCGAGTTTTGCCGGCTGGAGTTTAAGCCTACGGTACCTGCTTTTGCCTTCGACATGCTGGGGGCCGTTTTAAGCTCGGCCTTCCTGGAGGGGGGTTATTTTTCCGACCGCGCCCTGGTCATCGAAACCAGGTTTTATAGCGAGTCCGTTACCATCAGCGGCCATTTCTTCCTGATTCCTGAAAACGCGGCCCTGGAGAAGATCCTGCAGTCCTTGGGCCTGCAGCTGGACTGA
- a CDS encoding CheR family methyltransferase, whose amino-acid sequence MDFAEFKREVHRRFGLYLDGYKEPQLKRRIDSLMSLLQVPDYAAYLRLLSQDSQQWQRFIDKITINVSEFFRNPEIFARLEKEILPPLLARHQSLKVWSAACADGPEPYSVAILLNELAPAGRHQIDATDIDTSALAAARRGVYPSRAIQAVTPERRERYFRREGDNFYLQEKIKHMVNFRRHDLLKDPFGSGYHLILCRNVVIYFTAATQNELYRRFYQALAPGGVLFIGATESLFQYRELGFIKVAPWFYRRPEV is encoded by the coding sequence ATGGACTTTGCCGAATTCAAGCGCGAGGTGCACCGGCGCTTTGGCCTTTACCTCGACGGCTACAAAGAGCCCCAGCTCAAAAGGCGCATTGACAGCCTGATGTCCCTGCTCCAGGTACCGGATTACGCCGCTTACCTGCGCCTCTTGAGCCAGGACAGCCAGCAATGGCAGCGCTTTATCGATAAGATTACCATCAACGTCTCGGAGTTTTTCCGCAATCCGGAGATTTTCGCCCGGCTGGAAAAAGAGATCCTGCCGCCCCTGCTGGCCCGCCACCAGAGCCTAAAGGTCTGGAGCGCCGCCTGCGCCGACGGGCCGGAACCTTACTCAGTAGCCATTCTGCTTAACGAGCTGGCCCCCGCCGGCCGCCATCAAATCGACGCCACCGATATCGACACCAGCGCCCTGGCCGCCGCCCGCCGGGGGGTGTATCCCAGCCGGGCGATCCAGGCAGTTACCCCGGAGCGCCGGGAACGTTATTTTCGCCGGGAAGGCGATAATTTTTACCTCCAGGAAAAAATTAAGCATATGGTTAATTTCCGCCGGCACGACCTCTTAAAAGATCCTTTTGGCAGCGGTTATCACCTGATCCTGTGCCGCAATGTTGTCATCTATTTTACCGCCGCTACCCAGAATGAACTTTACCGCCGTTTTTACCAGGCTTTGGCCCCGGGAGGCGTCCTGTTTATCGGGGCTACCGAGAGCCTGTTTCAATACCGGGAACTGGGATTTATAAAAGTGGCACCCTGGTTCTACCGCCGCCCCGAGGTATAA
- a CDS encoding flagellar hook-basal body protein, with translation MLRGLYLSATGMVVQELRQDVITNNLANASTGGFKSETATIQSFPEMLLQRLEKGRATPVGCFSPGVMVDRIHTNYAPGPLEETGRPTDLALLDNAAGTPPAFFAVQAGATEAYTRSGSFQVDAGGFLVTPAGYPVQGQYGAVYVGTTNFKVDSSGQVLVNGQVVDQLRIVTFDGPTLPLLQRQGDNLFTAPQGVQPLPAANFQVRQGWLEKANVNVAREMVDMLAVLRTYEANQKAIQAADQTLGKSVNEVGSLR, from the coding sequence TTGCTGAGGGGCTTATACCTTTCCGCCACCGGCATGGTAGTCCAGGAACTGCGCCAGGATGTCATAACCAATAACCTGGCCAACGCCAGTACCGGCGGCTTTAAGAGCGAGACAGCAACTATCCAGTCCTTTCCCGAGATGCTCCTCCAGCGTCTTGAGAAGGGCCGGGCCACCCCGGTAGGTTGCTTTAGCCCCGGCGTCATGGTCGACCGCATTCATACCAACTATGCCCCGGGCCCCCTGGAAGAAACCGGGCGCCCCACGGACCTGGCCCTCCTGGATAATGCGGCGGGCACCCCGCCGGCTTTCTTCGCCGTCCAGGCAGGGGCTACCGAGGCCTATACCCGCAGTGGCTCCTTCCAGGTAGATGCCGGCGGCTTTTTAGTTACCCCGGCAGGCTACCCCGTCCAGGGACAGTACGGCGCCGTCTACGTAGGCACGACTAACTTTAAGGTTGATAGCAGCGGCCAGGTGCTGGTGAACGGCCAGGTTGTCGATCAACTGCGGATTGTAACCTTTGATGGGCCAACCTTACCCCTGCTCCAGCGCCAGGGCGACAATCTTTTTACAGCCCCCCAGGGGGTACAGCCTTTACCGGCTGCCAATTTCCAGGTCAGGCAGGGCTGGCTGGAGAAGGCCAATGTCAACGTCGCCCGGGAAATGGTGGATATGCTGGCCGTCTTGAGGACCTATGAGGCCAACCAGAAGGCCATCCAGGCCGCTGACCAGACCCTGGGGAAGAGCGTCAACGAAGTAGGGAGTTTACGGTAG
- a CDS encoding chemotaxis protein CheC codes for MITASEERERGHMETWDKLNALHLDALREIGNIGAGNAATALASMLGSRIQMTVPRAGVLPLQEITALVGYEEDPVACVEFTVSGPAPSKIFSS; via the coding sequence ATGATCACCGCCAGCGAAGAAAGGGAGAGAGGACACATGGAAACCTGGGATAAGCTCAATGCTCTCCACCTGGATGCCCTGAGGGAAATAGGGAACATCGGCGCCGGCAACGCGGCCACGGCCCTGGCCAGCATGCTGGGCAGCCGCATCCAGATGACTGTACCCCGGGCCGGGGTATTACCCTTGCAGGAAATAACGGCCCTGGTCGGTTATGAGGAAGACCCCGTCGCCTGCGTCGAATTTACCGTTAGCGGCCCGGCGCCCAGCAAGATTTTTTCCTCCTGA
- the fliM gene encoding flagellar motor switch protein FliM, translating to MADVLSQAEIDALLQALTSGEVQAENIKDDATPKAKKYDFRRPNKFSKEQLRTLYMIHENYGRMVANFLSAYLRANIQVKIVSVEQMTYEDFILSLPTPTLMNVFTLEPLKGSAVLQANMNFIFPIIDLLFGGRGEMLASKRDLTEIELHVLRRLNSRILEQLSYSWSDIQNFTPKLESMETNPQFTQAISPNETVAVITLSTTVGQYEGLLNLCLPYMLLEPVISRLSASHWFAAPSEGEARPDYRAVVEQILAGVPVELIAYCGRTRLPVRDFIQLQVGDVITLEKVVGEDLELYVDGHLKFKVQPGVVGQKIAVQVTEVV from the coding sequence ATGGCCGACGTCCTGTCCCAGGCGGAGATTGATGCCCTGCTGCAGGCCCTGACCAGCGGGGAAGTCCAGGCGGAAAACATCAAGGATGATGCGACGCCTAAAGCTAAAAAATATGACTTCCGCCGGCCCAATAAATTTTCCAAAGAACAGCTGCGCACCCTGTACATGATTCACGAGAATTACGGCCGCATGGTGGCCAACTTCCTGTCGGCGTACCTGCGAGCCAATATCCAGGTAAAGATTGTTTCGGTGGAACAGATGACTTATGAAGATTTTATCCTGTCCCTGCCGACGCCGACCTTGATGAATGTCTTTACCCTGGAGCCACTGAAGGGATCAGCCGTCCTGCAGGCCAACATGAATTTTATCTTTCCTATTATCGACCTCCTCTTTGGCGGCCGGGGAGAAATGCTGGCGTCCAAGAGGGACCTGACGGAGATTGAACTCCATGTCCTGCGGCGGTTAAACAGTCGTATCCTGGAACAGTTGAGCTATTCCTGGTCGGATATCCAAAATTTTACACCGAAACTAGAATCCATGGAAACCAATCCCCAGTTTACCCAGGCCATTTCCCCCAACGAGACGGTGGCCGTTATTACCTTAAGCACAACGGTTGGCCAGTATGAAGGCCTGTTAAACCTGTGCCTGCCCTACATGCTCCTGGAACCGGTTATTTCCCGCCTGTCGGCCAGCCACTGGTTTGCTGCTCCCAGTGAAGGGGAAGCCAGGCCCGATTACCGGGCTGTGGTCGAACAAATCCTGGCCGGGGTACCGGTGGAGTTAATTGCCTACTGCGGCCGTACCCGGCTACCGGTGCGGGATTTTATCCAGCTCCAGGTAGGAGATGTCATTACCCTGGAAAAAGTGGTGGGCGAAGACCTGGAACTTTACGTTGACGGTCACTTGAAGTTTAAGGTCCAGCCTGGAGTTGTGGGCCAGAAAATTGCCGTCCAGGTAACGGAGGTGGTATAA
- a CDS encoding chemotaxis protein CheD: MEAVIKPEEVKVGIAEWQVARGPWHLVTLGLGSCVGIALYDPTSQIGGLAHIMLPDSSQFQDRGNRAKFADLALPDMLAEMLRRGARRSRLAAKIAGGAQMFTSGDRHLSLLNIGQRNTAMVRQTLEELGIPIIGADTGGNYGRTMIFNLENGEVHIRTIGRPVKKI, from the coding sequence ATGGAGGCTGTAATCAAACCAGAAGAGGTTAAAGTCGGCATAGCCGAGTGGCAGGTGGCCCGTGGCCCATGGCACCTGGTCACCCTGGGGCTGGGCTCTTGCGTGGGTATTGCCCTTTATGACCCCACCAGCCAGATAGGGGGCCTGGCCCACATTATGCTACCCGACAGCAGCCAGTTCCAGGACCGGGGCAACCGGGCGAAATTTGCCGACCTGGCCCTGCCGGACATGCTGGCCGAGATGCTCCGCCGCGGCGCCCGGCGCAGCAGGCTGGCGGCCAAAATAGCCGGTGGCGCCCAGATGTTTACTTCCGGTGACCGGCACCTTTCCTTGTTAAATATAGGCCAGCGCAATACGGCCATGGTCCGGCAGACGTTAGAGGAGCTGGGTATTCCCATTATTGGCGCCGATACAGGCGGTAATTATGGCCGTACCATGATCTTTAACCTGGAAAACGGCGAGGTACATATTCGCACCATCGGCCGGCCGGTAAAGAAAATATAA